The following are from one region of the Carnobacterium gallinarum DSM 4847 genome:
- the pheS gene encoding phenylalanine--tRNA ligase subunit alpha — protein sequence MDLKAKIDALKQEALAKVSDANNLEDLNQVRVAYLGKKGPLTEVLRGMKDLSAEERPKVGALANVVRDEITAELEAKKTILEMEKMNQALAAEALDVTLPGKSVAVGQPHVLTQIIEEIEDLFLGMGYSIIEGPEVEEDRYNFEMMNLPKDHPARDMQDTFYITEEVLLRTHTSPVQARTMEKHDFTKGPLRMISPGRVYRRDSDDATHSHQFHQIEGLVVDEHITMGDLKGTLEVFAKQLFGEDREIRLRPSYFPFTEPSVEVDVSCFKCGGAGCNVCKHTGWIEILGAGIVHPNVLKMAGIDASKYSGFAFGLGPDRVAMLKYGIDDIRHFYQNDVRFLNQFKVKE from the coding sequence AATTGACGCTTTAAAACAAGAAGCTTTAGCAAAAGTAAGTGATGCGAATAATCTAGAGGATTTGAATCAAGTTCGTGTAGCCTATCTAGGGAAAAAAGGACCTTTAACAGAGGTTTTAAGAGGTATGAAAGATCTATCAGCTGAAGAACGTCCTAAAGTTGGGGCTTTAGCTAATGTAGTTCGTGATGAAATTACAGCTGAACTAGAAGCGAAAAAAACAATTTTAGAAATGGAAAAAATGAATCAAGCATTAGCTGCAGAAGCCTTAGATGTGACTTTACCAGGAAAATCTGTTGCAGTGGGGCAACCACATGTCTTAACTCAGATTATTGAAGAAATTGAAGATTTATTTCTTGGAATGGGGTATTCAATTATTGAAGGTCCAGAAGTTGAGGAAGATCGTTACAACTTTGAAATGATGAACTTGCCAAAAGATCATCCAGCTCGGGATATGCAAGATACCTTTTACATCACAGAGGAAGTTCTACTAAGAACTCATACGTCACCTGTTCAAGCCCGTACAATGGAAAAACATGATTTTACAAAAGGACCTTTACGTATGATTAGTCCGGGACGAGTATATCGTCGTGATAGCGATGATGCGACACACTCACATCAATTCCATCAAATTGAAGGACTTGTTGTAGATGAGCATATTACGATGGGGGATTTAAAAGGAACCTTAGAAGTATTTGCGAAGCAATTGTTTGGTGAAGATCGTGAAATCCGTTTACGTCCTAGTTATTTCCCATTTACAGAACCATCGGTTGAGGTTGACGTGAGTTGCTTTAAATGTGGTGGAGCAGGTTGTAACGTCTGTAAACATACAGGTTGGATTGAGATTTTAGGTGCAGGTATTGTGCATCCAAATGTCTTGAAAATGGCTGGCATTGATGCCTCTAAATACAGTGGCTTTGCCTTTGGATTAGGACCTGACCGTGTAGCAATGCTGAAATACGGCATTGATGATATTCGTCATTTCTATCAAAATGATGTACGTTTCTTAAATCAATTCAAGGTAAAGGAGTAG